A portion of the Sulfuricurvum kujiense DSM 16994 genome contains these proteins:
- a CDS encoding ATP-binding protein — protein sequence MNTLLDEYYRYDLHNAGFIERKYTIGDENTLIYGITQSGKTSLIKNHLLSYKKSTYLYLDCRDVRLDTNDLNRSLKNFCRENKISILALDNYNEEIELFDMDQIILSSDKMLPIPFHTVQLELLDYEEFLAFETKFDSTALNHFFQLGGFPAMHRIPSEERVLYLQNTLKNTLEPIEFSILAQASKMVTQKVSAFNLYERLKGERKISKDKLYLHLQSMYDRGYLKSLEKFNHPSAVKKLYLCDIAIKHALVTQKHFGRLFENLVFSELDKHHIECYYDEGIDFYLPHRRQIIIASPFANEHALFKKVEALEAFIVSNRIREVIVVTMNLESTLSHPVSRIEMIPFEMWALGDDA from the coding sequence ATGAACACTTTATTAGATGAGTACTATCGCTACGATTTGCATAACGCCGGATTTATAGAACGTAAATATACGATCGGCGATGAAAATACCCTGATTTATGGAATTACACAGTCAGGCAAAACGTCTTTGATCAAAAATCATCTCCTGTCGTATAAGAAATCGACCTATCTGTATCTCGATTGCCGAGATGTACGACTCGACACAAATGATCTCAACCGATCACTGAAAAACTTTTGCCGAGAAAATAAAATTTCTATCCTTGCCCTCGATAACTATAATGAGGAGATAGAGCTGTTTGATATGGATCAAATCATCCTCTCATCCGACAAAATGCTCCCGATTCCCTTTCATACAGTGCAGCTTGAACTACTCGATTACGAGGAATTTCTTGCTTTTGAAACCAAATTTGATTCGACGGCACTCAACCATTTTTTTCAACTCGGCGGTTTTCCCGCTATGCACCGCATTCCCAGCGAAGAGAGAGTCTTGTATCTGCAAAACACCCTCAAAAACACGTTGGAGCCCATCGAGTTCTCTATTCTTGCGCAAGCTTCCAAAATGGTGACGCAGAAAGTTTCCGCATTCAATCTGTACGAACGGCTCAAAGGGGAGCGCAAAATATCCAAAGACAAACTTTATCTCCATCTGCAGTCGATGTATGATAGAGGTTATCTAAAAAGTTTGGAGAAGTTCAATCATCCGAGCGCCGTCAAAAAACTCTACCTGTGTGATATCGCCATTAAACATGCCCTCGTAACTCAAAAACATTTCGGACGACTTTTTGAAAATCTTGTTTTCTCGGAACTGGATAAACATCATATCGAATGCTATTATGACGAGGGGATAGATTTTTACCTTCCTCATAGACGGCAAATCATTATCGCTTCACCGTTTGCGAATGAACATGCATTATTTAAAAAAGTAGAAGCGCTGGAAGCTTTTATCGTATCGAACCGCATACGAGAAGTAATTGTAGTAACTATGAATTTAGAAAGTACCCTCTCTCACCCGGTATCACGTATTGAGATGATCCCGTTTGAAATGTGGGCATTGGGAGATGACGCTTAG
- the rplV gene encoding 50S ribosomal protein L22 yields MARALLKFVRVSPTKSRLIAREVQGMNAEQAMAALEFTPNKAAKIIAKVVASAVANSGIDAQDCVIKSCRVDNGPVLKRFTQRARGTASGIRKPTAHILVEVEGK; encoded by the coding sequence ATGGCAAGAGCACTATTAAAATTCGTTCGCGTATCTCCGACTAAATCTCGTTTGATCGCTCGCGAAGTTCAAGGTATGAATGCAGAGCAAGCAATGGCTGCATTGGAGTTCACTCCAAACAAAGCGGCAAAAATTATCGCTAAAGTGGTTGCGTCAGCAGTAGCTAACAGCGGTATTGATGCACAAGATTGTGTTATTAAATCATGCCGTGTAGATAACGGTCCTGTACTTAAACGTTTCACTCAACGTGCACGTGGTACGGCTTCTGGTATCCGTAAACCGACAGCACACATTTTGGTAGAAGTAGAGGGTAAATAA
- the rpsJ gene encoding 30S ribosomal protein S10 yields MEKIRLKLRAYDHRVLDRSVASIVEAVKRTGAEIRGPIPLPTKIRKYTVLKSPHVNKDSREQFEIRMHARLIDIVSATPDTVDSLMKLDLAPEVDVEVRSMDK; encoded by the coding sequence ATGGAAAAAATTCGTTTGAAACTTAGAGCATACGATCATCGTGTACTTGATCGTTCAGTTGCCTCTATTGTTGAAGCTGTAAAGCGAACGGGTGCGGAAATCCGCGGTCCGATCCCTTTGCCAACCAAGATTCGCAAGTATACGGTTCTTAAATCTCCGCACGTCAATAAAGACTCTCGTGAGCAATTTGAGATTCGAATGCATGCACGTTTGATCGACATCGTGTCGGCTACGCCAGATACAGTTGATTCGTTGATGAAGCTTGACTTGGCTCCGGAAGTGGACGTAGAAGTTCGCTCTATGGACAAGTAA
- the rplD gene encoding 50S ribosomal protein L4 produces MMSAIVLNEKFEKASEAALPESFSGINPHNLYLYVKSYQASIRANTASAKTRSMISGGGKKPWAQKGKGGARAGSRRSPIFVGGAIAHGPNTGRNYDQKINKKQKKLALKCALDALAQAGKLFIVDTIEVPSGKTKDAKVLFDKLNVRDALLVKKILDENTYLAFRNISSTYVVEENELNAFLAATYRSVVIEKAVWENLTKES; encoded by the coding sequence ATAATGAGCGCGATTGTACTGAACGAAAAATTCGAAAAAGCCTCAGAAGCAGCATTGCCAGAGAGCTTTAGCGGTATCAACCCACATAACCTCTACTTGTACGTTAAATCGTATCAAGCGAGTATCCGTGCTAATACGGCATCGGCTAAAACTCGATCAATGATTAGCGGTGGTGGTAAAAAACCATGGGCTCAAAAAGGTAAAGGTGGCGCACGTGCTGGTTCACGCCGTTCACCTATCTTTGTTGGCGGTGCGATTGCACACGGGCCGAACACTGGTCGTAACTACGATCAAAAAATCAATAAAAAGCAAAAGAAACTAGCGCTTAAATGTGCGTTGGATGCTTTGGCTCAAGCTGGGAAATTGTTCATCGTTGATACGATCGAAGTTCCAAGCGGTAAAACAAAAGATGCAAAAGTATTGTTTGACAAATTGAACGTACGTGACGCATTGTTGGTGAAAAAGATTCTCGATGAGAATACCTATCTTGCATTCCGCAACATTTCTTCTACGTATGTTGTAGAAGAGAATGAACTCAACGCCTTTTTGGCTGCGACATACCGTTCGGTGGTTATCGAAAAAGCGGTATGGGAAAATCTGACTAAAGAGAGCTAA
- a CDS encoding NAD(P)-binding domain-containing protein — translation MEHTYELAIIGAGPAGIATAIESYAVGMRDIILLEKDENHNATIRKFYKDNKRVDKDWKGQKIELDGTIYFMDGTKESTLDFFDQMLDHESLELRTHTEVQKIVKNDDGFEVFVAGGSIRAKYVVVTIGRMGKPNKPDYKIPPSIKNQIHFTLDGCGSGEKIMVVGGGDSAIEYAVELCDRNEVTICYRRGTFRRANPTNQADIDKAVSNGSVRALLNTEIIELESESGKVKVIFSDDSSELFDRLVYAIGGTTPSGFLQSSGIREEDGKPVHDENYQTNISGLFVAGDITQESGGSIALGLNHGFAIANYIKSL, via the coding sequence ATGGAACATACATACGAATTAGCCATTATAGGGGCAGGCCCTGCGGGAATCGCAACGGCAATCGAAAGCTATGCTGTAGGGATGAGAGATATTATTTTGCTCGAAAAAGATGAAAATCACAACGCGACCATTCGAAAATTTTATAAAGACAACAAACGGGTCGATAAAGACTGGAAAGGACAAAAAATCGAACTTGACGGTACCATCTATTTTATGGACGGCACCAAAGAGTCGACGCTCGATTTTTTTGACCAGATGCTGGATCATGAATCGTTGGAACTTCGTACCCACACCGAAGTGCAGAAAATTGTAAAAAACGACGATGGGTTTGAGGTCTTTGTTGCCGGCGGCAGTATCCGTGCAAAATACGTAGTCGTTACCATCGGACGGATGGGAAAACCCAATAAGCCGGATTATAAAATCCCCCCCTCCATCAAAAATCAGATCCATTTTACCCTTGACGGCTGCGGATCAGGGGAGAAAATCATGGTGGTCGGGGGCGGCGATTCCGCGATCGAGTATGCGGTCGAACTGTGTGATAGAAACGAAGTCACTATCTGCTATCGCCGCGGAACATTCCGCCGGGCCAATCCGACGAATCAAGCCGATATCGATAAAGCCGTCTCTAACGGATCCGTCAGAGCATTGCTAAATACCGAGATTATAGAGCTGGAGAGTGAAAGCGGAAAAGTCAAAGTCATATTTTCCGATGACTCGAGCGAATTATTTGACCGTTTGGTTTACGCTATAGGCGGAACGACTCCGAGCGGTTTTTTGCAAAGCAGCGGCATCCGGGAAGAGGATGGCAAACCGGTTCATGACGAAAATTATCAAACCAATATCTCCGGCCTTTTCGTAGCTGGCGACATTACACAAGAGTCAGGCGGTTCAATCGCCCTGGGGCTCAATCACGGATTTGCGATCGCAAACTACATTAAATCACTTTAA
- the rplC gene encoding 50S ribosomal protein L3 produces MEYIVEKIGMSRTISVPSKVVTLLKVKEIKVCEVNDGVALVAYSQGKSTNKPVEGQQKKYNLSAEFNKFATLEVANTEAGDLDMAPLANATTVKSSFNTKGRGFTGVMKRWNFAGGPGAHGHRFHRTGGSIGNREWPGKVQKGRKMSGQYGDEQVTVKNEVMSYDAENGVLVVVGSIPGANGALGRVKVVK; encoded by the coding sequence GTGGAATACATTGTAGAAAAAATCGGCATGAGCCGAACTATCAGCGTTCCGAGCAAAGTTGTAACTCTTTTAAAAGTAAAAGAGATCAAAGTTTGTGAAGTGAACGACGGCGTTGCGCTTGTAGCGTATAGCCAAGGCAAATCGACGAACAAACCGGTTGAAGGTCAACAAAAGAAATATAATCTTTCTGCTGAATTCAACAAATTCGCAACATTGGAAGTTGCAAACACCGAAGCTGGTGATTTGGATATGGCTCCTTTGGCAAACGCGACTACGGTTAAATCGTCTTTCAACACAAAAGGTCGCGGTTTTACCGGTGTTATGAAACGCTGGAACTTTGCCGGCGGACCTGGCGCACACGGTCACCGTTTCCACCGTACCGGTGGATCTATCGGTAACCGCGAATGGCCTGGTAAAGTCCAAAAAGGGCGCAAAATGTCAGGTCAATACGGTGACGAGCAAGTTACTGTAAAAAATGAAGTAATGTCATACGACGCAGAAAACGGTGTATTGGTTGTTGTGGGTTCTATCCCAGGAGCAAACGGTGCACTAGGTCGAGTAAAGGTTGTTAAATAA
- the rplB gene encoding 50S ribosomal protein L2, protein MAIKTYKPTTPSRRFYTNVDNSDITAKASVRSLLIKLPAAAGRNNNGRITSRHKEAGAKKLYRIIDFKRNKFGVNGTVAAIEYDPYRNCRIALINYVDGDKRYILQPKGLVVGDVVAAAESGLDIKAGNAMKLMNIPVGTTVHNIELKPGKGGQIVRSAGTSAQIMGREGKYVSLRLPSSEMRYVLGECMATVGTVGNEEYINIVLGKAGRTRHMGIRPQTRGSAMNPIDHPHGGGEGKTNSGRHPVTPWGKPTKGAKTRKKKASDKLIITRRKPNAKRVG, encoded by the coding sequence ATGGCGATCAAAACCTATAAACCTACAACCCCGAGCCGACGTTTCTATACTAACGTTGACAACTCGGATATCACGGCAAAAGCGTCTGTTCGTTCATTGTTGATCAAACTTCCGGCAGCTGCTGGGCGTAACAACAACGGTCGTATCACATCACGTCATAAAGAAGCGGGAGCTAAAAAGCTTTACCGTATCATCGATTTCAAACGTAACAAGTTCGGTGTAAACGGAACTGTTGCAGCAATCGAATACGATCCGTACCGTAACTGCCGTATCGCTCTTATCAACTATGTAGACGGTGACAAACGTTACATCCTCCAACCAAAAGGTTTGGTAGTCGGTGATGTTGTTGCTGCTGCTGAGAGCGGTTTGGACATTAAAGCGGGTAACGCGATGAAATTGATGAACATCCCTGTGGGGACAACCGTTCACAATATCGAACTTAAACCGGGCAAAGGTGGACAAATCGTCCGTTCAGCCGGAACATCTGCGCAAATCATGGGTCGTGAGGGGAAATACGTTTCTCTTCGTCTTCCGTCAAGTGAAATGCGTTATGTATTGGGTGAATGTATGGCGACTGTCGGTACTGTCGGTAACGAAGAGTACATCAACATCGTCCTTGGTAAAGCAGGTCGTACTCGTCATATGGGTATCCGTCCTCAAACGCGTGGTTCTGCGATGAACCCTATCGATCACCCGCATGGTGGTGGTGAAGGTAAAACGAATTCAGGACGTCACCCGGTTACTCCGTGGGGTAAACCGACTAAAGGTGCTAAAACACGTAAGAAGAAAGCAAGTGATAAATTGATTATTACTCGCCGTAAACCAAATGCTAAAAGGGTAGGCTAA
- a CDS encoding 50S ribosomal protein L23: MADITDIKSILYTEKTLGLQEEGVIVVQTSPRMTKNALKEVFREYFGIVPARVNSLNQDGKVKRFRGLAGKQNDFKKFYVKLPEGAQIDSLAV; the protein is encoded by the coding sequence ATGGCAGATATTACTGATATCAAATCAATCCTGTATACAGAGAAGACTCTTGGTCTTCAAGAAGAGGGTGTAATCGTTGTTCAAACGTCTCCACGTATGACAAAGAACGCTCTTAAAGAGGTGTTTAGAGAGTATTTCGGAATCGTTCCGGCTCGCGTAAACTCACTAAATCAAGACGGAAAAGTAAAACGTTTCCGTGGTCTTGCTGGTAAACAAAACGACTTTAAAAAGTTCTATGTGAAATTGCCAGAAGGCGCACAAATCGATAGTTTGGCGGTGTAA
- a CDS encoding TIGR04219 family outer membrane beta-barrel protein, with protein sequence MFRASILVLCLVSVSASAATILGFGAEADYYTPSASGDFDYKNTHTRFGNNDESGYQIGLFVEHPVPVIPNVRIDFTPKTSFSGSDGIGGSSKVSVTQTDITPYYEILDNAVEIDFGVSFKVLDATVEGTINESLNEVIPMGYLGVALTPPYSPIGMEGSVKYVGYNGDSLTDARIKLVWKIGAGLGAQAGYRYESLKVSDHFDLNSDVTFKGPFVGFNYRF encoded by the coding sequence ATGTTTAGAGCATCTATTTTAGTGTTATGTTTGGTATCGGTTAGCGCATCTGCGGCAACTATTTTAGGATTCGGTGCAGAGGCAGATTATTATACACCGAGCGCAAGCGGGGATTTTGATTATAAAAATACCCATACCCGTTTTGGAAATAATGACGAGTCAGGCTACCAGATAGGACTGTTTGTAGAACATCCAGTTCCTGTAATCCCTAATGTTCGCATAGATTTTACACCTAAAACGAGTTTTAGCGGTTCAGACGGGATCGGCGGCAGTAGCAAAGTTTCAGTGACTCAGACGGATATTACCCCGTATTATGAGATTCTTGACAATGCAGTCGAGATTGATTTTGGGGTCAGTTTCAAAGTGTTAGATGCTACGGTCGAAGGTACTATTAATGAGAGTCTGAATGAAGTTATACCGATGGGATATCTGGGGGTTGCACTAACTCCGCCGTATTCTCCGATAGGGATGGAAGGGAGTGTAAAATATGTCGGATATAACGGGGATTCTTTAACGGATGCACGAATTAAGCTGGTTTGGAAGATAGGAGCAGGGTTAGGCGCTCAGGCGGGATACCGCTACGAATCGCTTAAAGTTTCGGATCATTTTGATTTGAACAGTGACGTTACTTTTAAAGGACCGTTTGTCGGATTTAATTACCGTTTCTAA
- a CDS encoding OmpA family protein — MKKLLFSSLLAATLLNASDYNYEVTPVVGYLWNSTANENTQSNRGAMGGVDNHALYGLEMQMNNACDLIKPELSLLYGRDRADGETDKTGVLTTMLNGVYEMPTDTAITPFAKAGVGYEWYTNTHPNDFDGMLLDAGLGLKAEITDRIALKLEGLYMYKMNRNGSADGSNGEVHNVAALAGLTFSFDKKAAPVAAVAAPAVAEAVAPAPKAEAKPVPAPAPKAVAPIDSDGDGVIDSLDKCPGTPKGFKVDADGCPLKATLHLNFATDSTKVDAEGAAKVAEFASFLKESPAYKANIVGHTDSTASDAYNQKLSEKRAAKVKSMLIEDGVDSSRLTSEGMGEKMPIASNKTKEGRAENRRIEVELCK; from the coding sequence ATGAAGAAATTACTATTTTCAAGTTTGCTTGCTGCAACACTGCTCAATGCAAGTGATTACAATTATGAAGTGACTCCGGTTGTGGGTTACCTATGGAACAGTACGGCAAATGAGAACACGCAATCCAACCGCGGTGCGATGGGCGGAGTGGATAATCATGCGCTCTACGGTCTTGAGATGCAGATGAACAACGCATGCGATTTAATCAAGCCGGAACTGTCTCTTCTGTACGGACGTGACCGTGCGGATGGCGAAACGGATAAAACCGGAGTATTGACCACGATGCTTAACGGTGTTTATGAAATGCCGACCGATACTGCGATTACACCGTTTGCCAAAGCAGGGGTTGGGTATGAATGGTATACGAATACCCATCCGAATGATTTTGACGGAATGCTCTTGGATGCAGGTCTTGGGCTAAAGGCTGAAATCACAGACCGTATCGCCCTTAAATTAGAGGGTCTTTATATGTATAAAATGAACCGTAACGGTTCTGCGGACGGCAGTAACGGCGAAGTTCATAATGTAGCGGCTCTTGCGGGATTGACATTCAGCTTTGATAAAAAAGCTGCACCTGTTGCTGCCGTTGCCGCTCCGGCCGTTGCTGAAGCGGTCGCGCCTGCTCCAAAAGCTGAAGCAAAACCGGTTCCTGCACCAGCTCCAAAAGCTGTGGCACCGATTGACAGTGACGGAGACGGGGTAATCGATTCTTTGGATAAATGTCCAGGCACACCTAAAGGGTTTAAAGTTGATGCAGACGGATGTCCGTTGAAAGCGACACTTCATTTGAATTTTGCAACGGACTCAACAAAAGTTGATGCAGAAGGGGCGGCTAAAGTCGCTGAATTTGCAAGCTTCTTAAAAGAAAGTCCGGCCTATAAAGCTAATATTGTAGGTCATACGGACAGCACCGCATCTGATGCCTATAACCAAAAACTTTCTGAAAAACGTGCTGCAAAAGTAAAATCGATGCTTATCGAAGACGGTGTTGACTCTTCTCGTTTGACTTCTGAAGGAATGGGTGAAAAAATGCCGATTGCTTCGAACAAAACCAAAGAAGGACGTGCGGAAAACCGCCGTATTGAAGTAGAGCTTTGTAAATAA
- the rpsS gene encoding 30S ribosomal protein S19, protein MARSVKKGPFVDGHLMKKVIAAKETKSNKPIKTWSRRSVVLPDMIGLTFNVHNGRQFVPVFVTENHIGYKLGEFAPTRTFKGHKGSVQKKIGK, encoded by the coding sequence ATGGCTAGATCAGTAAAAAAAGGACCATTTGTTGATGGACACCTTATGAAAAAAGTGATTGCTGCCAAAGAGACGAAAAGCAACAAACCTATCAAAACCTGGTCACGCCGAAGCGTTGTTTTGCCAGACATGATCGGTTTAACGTTTAACGTTCACAATGGCCGTCAGTTTGTACCTGTTTTCGTAACGGAAAACCACATTGGTTACAAACTTGGTGAATTTGCACCAACACGTACATTTAAGGGCCATAAAGGTTCTGTACAAAAGAAAATCGGGAAATAA
- a CDS encoding ribonuclease HII has protein sequence MQLCGIDEAGRGPLAGPLTIAGVILNNPIEGLNDSKKLTEKKRESLYELICENSIYHIARFDAAQIDELGLSQCLATGLREIMSALGEADYLYDGNSKFGVSGLRTMVKADATVPEVSAASILAKVTRDREMIQLASLYPQYGFDGHKGYGCAAHIEAIRQYGYCEIHRKTFKLKAFQPSLF, from the coding sequence ATGCAGCTATGCGGAATCGATGAAGCGGGGCGCGGCCCTTTGGCAGGTCCACTGACTATTGCCGGAGTTATTTTAAATAATCCTATCGAAGGATTGAATGATTCTAAAAAACTCACAGAAAAAAAAAGAGAATCACTGTATGAGCTAATCTGTGAGAATTCCATCTATCACATTGCACGATTTGATGCGGCACAAATCGATGAACTTGGACTCTCGCAATGTTTAGCGACAGGATTACGAGAAATAATGTCGGCACTAGGAGAAGCAGACTATCTCTATGACGGTAATTCGAAATTCGGGGTAAGCGGTCTGAGGACTATGGTGAAAGCCGATGCCACAGTCCCTGAAGTGAGTGCCGCTTCAATTTTGGCCAAAGTAACACGAGACCGTGAAATGATACAACTCGCTTCGCTCTATCCCCAATACGGATTCGACGGGCATAAAGGTTATGGCTGCGCAGCCCATATAGAGGCGATCCGCCAATACGGATATTGCGAAATTCATCGTAAAACTTTTAAATTAAAAGCATTTCAACCCTCGTTATTTTAG